The segment GGAAGTGCCAGATGGAGTAGTTGTTCTCCTCGGACATGGTGAAGTACGAGTTCTCCCAGTCCATCCACTGGCCGAGACGGACCGACTGCGCGGCCTGGATACGGGAGTACTTGAGCACTCTCTCCTTGCACTTCTCCACGAAGAGGTCGATCCCCAGCTTCTCGATGTCGCGCTTGGACTTGAAGCCCAGCTCCTTTTCCACTTCCACCTCGACCCAGAGTCCCTGGCAGTCGAATCCGTTCTGGTACCGCTGGTCATGGCCGAGCATGGCGTGGTAGCGCTGGAAAAGGTCCTTGTAGGTCCGGCCCCACGCGTGGTGCACGCCCATCGGGTTGTTGGCGGTGATTGGTCCGTCGAGGAACCTGAACTTCGGGTTGCCCCGGTTGCGTGATACCAGCTTGCCGAAGATGCCGTGTTCTTCCCAGAACCTGAGGATGCGCGGCTCGATTTCCCTGTGGTCGGGCTGGCGAGGAACAGGCGTAAACATCAGACGAAATCAGATGCTGGATGGCAGATGTCAGAAGTCAGAAGTGCAGACCTCCGGATCATTCTGCATTCTGGTTTCTGCATTCTGACTTCTGCCTTCGGCTCTTTCTGTCTACCGCGCCCTGCCCGTGTTCCGGGCGTCGTGATGGAACATCGGCCAGACAGACTCGGCCGGGGCGCTCACTCCCGCTATGCACCATGCCCGATAGCCGTCGCCGACGTAGATGTAGCCGTTCGCGTCCAGTTTGGGCGAGGAGAGAGCGAACTCCGGGTCGGACAGGCCTTCGCCAAGGCCGCAGGCCCAGCGGCGCGTGCCGTCCGGGTTCACCGCGTAGAGCGTGTCGCTGCCCTGCAGGGCAAGCCGTTTCTTACCTGGGACGACGAGTATGTACAGGTAGCCGTCAACCGTGAGAGCCGGGGTCGAGACAGCCCCGTACATGGCCGGAGTGAAAACCCACTTCGGGTCGCCGTTGGGATCGATGGCCGTGAGTTTGCCGTCCCCGCCTATGTAGATGGTGCCATCCGGGCCGACAACCGGTCCCGAGGCGTCGGCGCCGACTGTATACTGCACGCTGCCACCCGTACCGTCGGCCAGCCGGATGGACTGGAGCACTCCGGTTTCGTTGTCAACTACGTAGAGCACTCCCTCTCCCCGCGTCGGGTCAATCGCCAGCGGGGCAGCGACCGGTTTGCCGACGATGGTCGATGTCCACTTCACGCTGTCGGTCGACGGGTCGATAGCGTAGATGGTGCCGTTCTGGTTGACCGCGTAGACGGTGCCGTCAACTCCGACCACGGGTGCCGTACTGCCGCCTTCGGTAAAGACCTCCCAGAGGACCGACCCTTCCGGGCTCAGGGCGATGATGGTCGAGTCGGCGGTCTGGAAGTAGCACGTGCCATCAGCGCCGAGCGCGCCGGGCGCCAGCACCTGGCTGCCGATGGAATCGGCCCATTTGGCCGTGCCCCCGGGATTGACCGCGTACACGAACTCATTGGTGCAGCCGATCAGGATGGTGCCATCGTCCGCCAACACGGGCGCGGCGGCGAACTCTTCGCCGTATAGGTCGGGCGCGAAGAACTTCCAGGCGACACTGCCGGACGGGCTGCAGGCGAGGAGCGCGCCGTAGTCCCTGCAGGCGATGTAGGCGATATTGCCGGAGCCGATGGCGAAGGTACTGGTGGTGAAATCCGCGGAGTCTTCTTCCGGGTTCTCGGGGTCGGTAAAACCGATTGACCAGACGACCGCGCCTTCGCCCGGTGCGACGGTGGCGCTCAAGGGAGCGGACCAGCGCGAGGCGCGCTTGCTGTTCTTGGCCCGCACCCTGATGCCGAACGAGCCGAGAGCGGAATAGGTATGCGTGTCGCTGAATGCCACCCCGCCGTCGAGGAACTGCGACCATTGGGACTTGCTGCCGTCGCCCCAGTCGAACTGGTAGGAGACCTGGGCGCCTGACGCGTCGGTAGTGGAGGTAGTGCAGGCCATGGTGATGCCGCGCAGCCACTGGGCCGGACCCTTCGGCGCATCCGGAACCAGAGGCGCCTTGCCGCAGCTGCTGCCCAGCAGTGCGGCCAGCGCGATGAGCAGAAGCGGTGGCAGTATCCTGGATTTCATGTTTCCTCCATAAGCTGGCGTATCGTCTTGCCGCTGTCGGGGGTGAATCCGGTGGTTAGAGGCGGATTTAGTCCCTGTGAGCAAGGGACAAGGATAGCCGGGAAAGAGCCTCTGTCAATCGCTGCGGGCGGGCCGCCGTGAGGCGGAATCGATAGTCAGTGCCGCCCGACCACCCGCTCTGCCGCCCTCCGAAAGACTATCCCAAGAGAACGGGCCCTCCGAAGAGGGCCCGCTGGAGGAAGTTCTCCGGCTACCGCTTGCCGGTGTTGGAGAGGTCCTTCTGCCACTTGGGCCAGGCCGCACTTGGGTCGAGCGGGCCGTCGGCGTAGCCGGCCACGCAGAAGAGCGCGCTGGCCCCGACGACGATGATGTTGCCGGTGCTCGTGATCGATGGGTTGGGTAGGCCGTCAAGCAGCCCCAGCGTCCCTTTCCCCGGCCTGGCGCGCCCGGCTTTGCGCCCGCCGTCGGGCAGGTAGTAGTTGCAGTCGCAGGTCCAGACCTTGGCTCCGTCGGTCTGTTTCCGGCAATAGAGCACGTCGTTGTCGTCCTGGAAATAGACGTAGCCGTTGGCCGCGACGATCGGCGTGGTGAAGAACCCGAAGGCCTGTACGAGTGTCTGCTGCCAGTTCGTCGTGCCGGTGTTCGGGTCGAGAGAATAGACCGTGCCCTGTTCGGTGCCGACGAAGAGCGCGGATTGGCCGAT is part of the candidate division WOR-3 bacterium genome and harbors:
- a CDS encoding PQQ-like beta-propeller repeat protein, whose product is MKSRILPPLLLIALAALLGSSCGKAPLVPDAPKGPAQWLRGITMACTTSTTDASGAQVSYQFDWGDGSKSQWSQFLDGGVAFSDTHTYSALGSFGIRVRAKNSKRASRWSAPLSATVAPGEGAVVWSIGFTDPENPEEDSADFTTSTFAIGSGNIAYIACRDYGALLACSPSGSVAWKFFAPDLYGEEFAAAPVLADDGTILIGCTNEFVYAVNPGGTAKWADSIGSQVLAPGALGADGTCYFQTADSTIIALSPEGSVLWEVFTEGGSTAPVVGVDGTVYAVNQNGTIYAIDPSTDSVKWTSTIVGKPVAAPLAIDPTRGEGVLYVVDNETGVLQSIRLADGTGGSVQYTVGADASGPVVGPDGTIYIGGDGKLTAIDPNGDPKWVFTPAMYGAVSTPALTVDGYLYILVVPGKKRLALQGSDTLYAVNPDGTRRWACGLGEGLSDPEFALSSPKLDANGYIYVGDGYRAWCIAGVSAPAESVWPMFHHDARNTGRAR